In one window of Hevea brasiliensis isolate MT/VB/25A 57/8 chromosome 10, ASM3005281v1, whole genome shotgun sequence DNA:
- the LOC131183774 gene encoding homeobox-leucine zipper protein ATHB-6-like: MKRLGSSDSLGALMSICPTTDEHSPRNSNHVYGREFHSMSMLESLDEEACVEESGRGSEKKRRLSVDQVKALEKNFEVENKLEPERKVKLAQELGLQPRQVAVWFQNRRARWKTKQLERDYGVLKANYEALKVNFESLQHDNETLLKEVRELKAKLNEEKTESNVSVKEEIILTESDDKASEEPPLLVSVAASGIKDLNYESFNSNNNGVLGASLFPDFKDGSSDSDSSAILNEDNSPNPAISSSTGILQNHQLMMSPPPASASSSFQFTKTTTYQTQFVKMEEHNFFSNEEACNFFSDEQAPTLQWYCPDQWN; encoded by the exons ATGAAGAGACTTGGCAGCTCTGATTCCCTTGGTGCTTTGATGTCCATCTGCCCAACTACAG ACGAGCACAGTCCGAGAAACAGCAACCATGTTTATGGGAGAGAATTTCATTCCATGTCCATGTTGGAGAGCTTAGATGAGGAAGCTTGTGTAGAGGAATCAGGCCGTGGATCAGAGAAGAAACGGCGATTAAGTGTAGATCAAGTCAAGGCCTTGGAGAAGAACTTTGAGGTTGAAAACAAGCTTGAACCAGAGAGAAAAGTGAAACTAGCCCAAGAACTTGGTTTGCAACCAAGACAAGTGGCTGTTTGGTTTCAAAACCGCCGTGCCCGTTGGAAAACCAAGCAATTGGAAAGAGACTATGGTGTTCTCAAAGCCAATTACGAAGCTCTTAAAGTCAATTTTGAGTCCCTCCAACATGACAATGAGACTCTACTCAAAGAG GTAAGAGAGCTGAAGGCGAAGCTCAACGAAGAAAAGACAGAGAGCAATGTTTCTGTTAAAGAAGAGATAATCTTGACAGAATCCGATGATAAAGCAAGTGAAGAGCCACCGCTTCTGGTTTCAGTGGCCGCATCAGGGATAAAAGACCTAAATTATGAGAGCTTCAACAGCAACAACAATGGAGTACTAGGGGCTTCTCTGTTCCCAGACTTTAAAGATGGGTCGTCAGATAGCGACTCAAGCGCGATCTTGAACGAAGATAACAGCCCGAATCCAGCCATTTCCTCTTCAACTGGGATTCTCCAAAACCACCAGTTAATGATGTCTCCTCCACCAGCATCAGCATCATCATCGTTCCAGTTCACAAAAACGACAACGTATCAAACCCAGTTCGTGAAGATGGAAGAGCACAATTTCTTTAGCAATGAGGAGGCATGCAATTTCTTCTCTGATGAGCAAGCCCCTACGCTTCAATGGTACTGTCCTGATcaatggaattaa